A single region of the Silene latifolia isolate original U9 population chromosome 8, ASM4854445v1, whole genome shotgun sequence genome encodes:
- the LOC141596012 gene encoding G-type lectin S-receptor-like serine/threonine-protein kinase At1g11300 isoform X1, whose amino-acid sequence MHHLKAAIYIFLLISWFDVEFGSTASNSFTFPQFVKDPETLVSSNAIFQLGFFSPTNSTSRYLGIWFNNKLNSENSLEVFWVANRDSPVKDSSAVFKISDDGDLQVMDAEDKVYWSSNTSSKANSSVVQLLDTGNLILSVQDSNIRIWQSFDNPTDSFLSGTKLTFNKSLHDTKTNIQSWKSNNDPSSGRFRIASLPRDLTEFFIVSDDKPYWRTGPWNGYRFIGIPFSDSEVSSGFNVDDHDGTVDFSFEPADKSFWERYVLTYDGILLGRIWNDNSSSWESARQSLYTECDVYSKCGKYAVCDSLKEPICECLRGFTPENVDEWRKGNWTDGCVRRTELQCNAPGSKQDKFLHMKQIKVPDYARWILASADDCQGNCIGDCSCLAYSYYTGVGCMLWNASLIDLQQYSEDGADLFIRLANSELPGESGKKKIITAVCVIFGALFVSIAAFFLWKRMAHKNGKRATPPPKETEWQNIFGAAGCSNDFQDLPLFEFTKLADATDNFSEMNKLGQGGFGPVYKGKWEDGQDIAVKRLSSVSGQGQQEFMNEVMVISKLQHKNLVRLLGCSVEGEEKLLVYELMPNKSLDALLFDPQQCKLLDWQKRFNIIKGICRGLLYLHRDSRLRIIHRDLKPSNILLDEELNPKISDFGLARIFGSKQDQANTLRVVGTYGYMSPEYAMEGQFSEKSDVFSLGVLLLEIVSGRRNQKLAQESLNLLTYAWKMWNENNMLSLIDPTILDQRSKVQLFKCIQVGLLCVQEFPEDRPDVPALISMLDVDDAKTLPIPKQPGFTQHRVRFKDEILLNCLEDCSVNYDSMTALSAR is encoded by the exons ATGCATCATCTCAAAGCTGCTATTTACATATTTCTGTTAATTTCATGGTTCGATGTTGAGTTTGGTTCAACTGCATCCAATTCTTTTACATTCCCTCAATTTGTGAAGGACCCGGAAACATTGGTCTCTAGCAATGCTATTTTCCAGCTCGGGTTCTTCAGTCCAACTAACTCGACAAGTCGGTATCTTGGCATATGGTTTAATAACAAGTTGAATTCTGAGAATTCTTTGGAGGTTTTTTGGGTAGCTAACAGAGACAGTCCAGTAAAAGACTCATCTGCCGTCTTCAAAATCTCGGATGACGGGGATCTTCAAGTGATGGACGCCGAGGATAAGGTTTATTGGTCATCAAATACATCTTCTAAGGCAAATAGTTCAGTAGTTCAGCTGCTAGACACTGGTAACCTTATTTTGTCTGTGCAGGATAGTAATATCAGGATTTGGCAGAGTTTCGACAATCCCACAGATTCATTTTTGTCAGGAACAAAGCTGACCTTTAATAAAAGTTTGCATGATACTAAAACAAACATTCAGTCATGGAAGAGTAATAATGATCCATCAAGTGGTCGCTTTCGCATTGCTAGTCTTCCACGGGATCTGACTGAATTCTTCATTGTTTCTGATGATAAACCCTATTGGCGTACGGGTCCTTGGAATGGGTATAGATTTATTGGAATACCTTTCTCTGACTCTGAGGTCTCCTCTGGATTTAATGTTGATGATCATGATGGCACAGTGGACTTCTCATTTGAACCGGCGGATAAATCGTTTTGGGAAAGGTATGTTCTGACTTATGATGGGATTCTGTTAGGAAGGATTTGGAATGACAATAGCAGTTCTTGGGAAAGTGCCCGGCAGTCTTTGTACACTGAGTGTGATGTTTACAGCAAATGTGGCAAATATGCTGTTTGtgattctttgaaagaaccgatTTGTGAATGTTTGAGAGGGTTTACACCGGAAAATGTTGATGAATGGAGGAAAGGAAATTGGACTGATGGGTGTGTTCGGAGAACAGAGCTACAATGCAATGCTCCAGGAAGCAAACAAGACAAGTTTTTGCATATGAAGCAGATTAAAGTACCAGATTATGCTCGCTGGATTCTAGCGAGTGCAGATGATTGTCAGGGAAATTGCATTGGGGACTGTTCATGTTTAGCTTATTCATATTATACTGGTGTTGGATGCATGTTATGGAATGCAAGCCTCATTGACCTACAACAGTACTCTGAGGATGGTGCTGATCTTTTCATTCGTTTGGCGAATTCAGAACTACCAG GTGAAAGTGGCAAAAAGAAAATAATTACAGCTGTCTGTGTGATTTTTGGTGCATTATTTGTATCTATAGCAGCATTCTTCCTGTGGAAGCGGATGGCTCACAAAAATG GAAAGAGAGCTACACCACCGCCTAAAGAGACTGAATGGCAAAACATTTTTGGCGCAGCAGGTTGTAGTAATGATTTTCAGGATTTGCCATTGTTTGAGTTCACAAAGTTAGCAGATGCAACTGACAACTTTTCGGAAATGAACAAGCTCGGCCAAGGGGGTTTTGGCCCGGTGTATAAG GGAAAATGGGAAGATGGGCAGGATATTGCAGTTAAGAGGCTTTCAAGTGTGTCGGGACAAGGGCAACAGGAATTTATGAACGAAGTAATGGTGATCTCAAAACTTCAGCACAAAAACCTTGTAAGATTGTTGGGATGCTCTGTAGAAGGGGAAGAAAAACTGTTGGTGTATGAGCTCATGCCAAATAAAAGCTTGGATGCACTTCTCTTTG ATCCACAACAATGTAAACTGTTAGACTGGCAAAAGCGGTTTAACATCATCAAAGGAATTTGTCGAGGCTTACTTTATCTTCATAGAGATTCTAGATTAAGGATTATACACCGAGATCTAAAGCCAAGCAACATTCTGTTAGATGAAGAACTCAATCCAAAGATTTCAGACTTTGGGTTGGCAAGGATTTTTGGTAGTAAACAAGATCAAGCAAACACATTACGAGTCGttggaaccta TGGTTATATGTCTCCAGAATATGCAATGGAAGGGCAATTTTCTGAGAAATCAGATGTATTCAGTCTCGGAGTATTGCTACTGGAAATTGTCAGTGGCAGGCGGAACCAAAAATTAGCTCAGGAGTCTCTTAACCTCCTAACATAT GCATGGAAAATGTGGAACGAAAACAACATGCTCTCATTGATCGATCCTACAATTCTCGACCAACGCTCTAAAGTGCAGCTTTTTAAGTGCATTCAAGTAGGACTACTATGTGTCCAAGAATTTCCCGAGGACAGGCCAGATGTTCCCGCATTGATTTCCATGCTTGATGTCGATGATGCCAAAACTCTTCCAATTCCGAAGCAACCTGGTTTTACACAACACAGAGTTCGCTTTAAGGATGAAATTCTCCTAAATTGCCTCGAAGATTGTTCAGTAAACTATGATTCCATGACTGCTCTTAGCGCTCGCTAG
- the LOC141596012 gene encoding G-type lectin S-receptor-like serine/threonine-protein kinase At1g11300 isoform X2, protein MHHLKAAIYIFLLISWFDVEFGSTASNSFTFPQFVKDPETLVSSNAIFQLGFFSPTNSTSRYLGIWFNNKLNSENSLEVFWVANRDSPVKDSSAVFKISDDGDLQVMDAEDKDSNIRIWQSFDNPTDSFLSGTKLTFNKSLHDTKTNIQSWKSNNDPSSGRFRIASLPRDLTEFFIVSDDKPYWRTGPWNGYRFIGIPFSDSEVSSGFNVDDHDGTVDFSFEPADKSFWERYVLTYDGILLGRIWNDNSSSWESARQSLYTECDVYSKCGKYAVCDSLKEPICECLRGFTPENVDEWRKGNWTDGCVRRTELQCNAPGSKQDKFLHMKQIKVPDYARWILASADDCQGNCIGDCSCLAYSYYTGVGCMLWNASLIDLQQYSEDGADLFIRLANSELPGESGKKKIITAVCVIFGALFVSIAAFFLWKRMAHKNGKRATPPPKETEWQNIFGAAGCSNDFQDLPLFEFTKLADATDNFSEMNKLGQGGFGPVYKGKWEDGQDIAVKRLSSVSGQGQQEFMNEVMVISKLQHKNLVRLLGCSVEGEEKLLVYELMPNKSLDALLFDPQQCKLLDWQKRFNIIKGICRGLLYLHRDSRLRIIHRDLKPSNILLDEELNPKISDFGLARIFGSKQDQANTLRVVGTYGYMSPEYAMEGQFSEKSDVFSLGVLLLEIVSGRRNQKLAQESLNLLTYAWKMWNENNMLSLIDPTILDQRSKVQLFKCIQVGLLCVQEFPEDRPDVPALISMLDVDDAKTLPIPKQPGFTQHRVRFKDEILLNCLEDCSVNYDSMTALSAR, encoded by the exons ATGCATCATCTCAAAGCTGCTATTTACATATTTCTGTTAATTTCATGGTTCGATGTTGAGTTTGGTTCAACTGCATCCAATTCTTTTACATTCCCTCAATTTGTGAAGGACCCGGAAACATTGGTCTCTAGCAATGCTATTTTCCAGCTCGGGTTCTTCAGTCCAACTAACTCGACAAGTCGGTATCTTGGCATATGGTTTAATAACAAGTTGAATTCTGAGAATTCTTTGGAGGTTTTTTGGGTAGCTAACAGAGACAGTCCAGTAAAAGACTCATCTGCCGTCTTCAAAATCTCGGATGACGGGGATCTTCAAGTGATGGACGCCGAGGATAAG GATAGTAATATCAGGATTTGGCAGAGTTTCGACAATCCCACAGATTCATTTTTGTCAGGAACAAAGCTGACCTTTAATAAAAGTTTGCATGATACTAAAACAAACATTCAGTCATGGAAGAGTAATAATGATCCATCAAGTGGTCGCTTTCGCATTGCTAGTCTTCCACGGGATCTGACTGAATTCTTCATTGTTTCTGATGATAAACCCTATTGGCGTACGGGTCCTTGGAATGGGTATAGATTTATTGGAATACCTTTCTCTGACTCTGAGGTCTCCTCTGGATTTAATGTTGATGATCATGATGGCACAGTGGACTTCTCATTTGAACCGGCGGATAAATCGTTTTGGGAAAGGTATGTTCTGACTTATGATGGGATTCTGTTAGGAAGGATTTGGAATGACAATAGCAGTTCTTGGGAAAGTGCCCGGCAGTCTTTGTACACTGAGTGTGATGTTTACAGCAAATGTGGCAAATATGCTGTTTGtgattctttgaaagaaccgatTTGTGAATGTTTGAGAGGGTTTACACCGGAAAATGTTGATGAATGGAGGAAAGGAAATTGGACTGATGGGTGTGTTCGGAGAACAGAGCTACAATGCAATGCTCCAGGAAGCAAACAAGACAAGTTTTTGCATATGAAGCAGATTAAAGTACCAGATTATGCTCGCTGGATTCTAGCGAGTGCAGATGATTGTCAGGGAAATTGCATTGGGGACTGTTCATGTTTAGCTTATTCATATTATACTGGTGTTGGATGCATGTTATGGAATGCAAGCCTCATTGACCTACAACAGTACTCTGAGGATGGTGCTGATCTTTTCATTCGTTTGGCGAATTCAGAACTACCAG GTGAAAGTGGCAAAAAGAAAATAATTACAGCTGTCTGTGTGATTTTTGGTGCATTATTTGTATCTATAGCAGCATTCTTCCTGTGGAAGCGGATGGCTCACAAAAATG GAAAGAGAGCTACACCACCGCCTAAAGAGACTGAATGGCAAAACATTTTTGGCGCAGCAGGTTGTAGTAATGATTTTCAGGATTTGCCATTGTTTGAGTTCACAAAGTTAGCAGATGCAACTGACAACTTTTCGGAAATGAACAAGCTCGGCCAAGGGGGTTTTGGCCCGGTGTATAAG GGAAAATGGGAAGATGGGCAGGATATTGCAGTTAAGAGGCTTTCAAGTGTGTCGGGACAAGGGCAACAGGAATTTATGAACGAAGTAATGGTGATCTCAAAACTTCAGCACAAAAACCTTGTAAGATTGTTGGGATGCTCTGTAGAAGGGGAAGAAAAACTGTTGGTGTATGAGCTCATGCCAAATAAAAGCTTGGATGCACTTCTCTTTG ATCCACAACAATGTAAACTGTTAGACTGGCAAAAGCGGTTTAACATCATCAAAGGAATTTGTCGAGGCTTACTTTATCTTCATAGAGATTCTAGATTAAGGATTATACACCGAGATCTAAAGCCAAGCAACATTCTGTTAGATGAAGAACTCAATCCAAAGATTTCAGACTTTGGGTTGGCAAGGATTTTTGGTAGTAAACAAGATCAAGCAAACACATTACGAGTCGttggaaccta TGGTTATATGTCTCCAGAATATGCAATGGAAGGGCAATTTTCTGAGAAATCAGATGTATTCAGTCTCGGAGTATTGCTACTGGAAATTGTCAGTGGCAGGCGGAACCAAAAATTAGCTCAGGAGTCTCTTAACCTCCTAACATAT GCATGGAAAATGTGGAACGAAAACAACATGCTCTCATTGATCGATCCTACAATTCTCGACCAACGCTCTAAAGTGCAGCTTTTTAAGTGCATTCAAGTAGGACTACTATGTGTCCAAGAATTTCCCGAGGACAGGCCAGATGTTCCCGCATTGATTTCCATGCTTGATGTCGATGATGCCAAAACTCTTCCAATTCCGAAGCAACCTGGTTTTACACAACACAGAGTTCGCTTTAAGGATGAAATTCTCCTAAATTGCCTCGAAGATTGTTCAGTAAACTATGATTCCATGACTGCTCTTAGCGCTCGCTAG
- the LOC141596013 gene encoding pre-rRNA-processing protein ESF2-like produces METEEPGSNEVVTEQVEESLKENKLLTTETEEPGSNEVVAEQVEASVKENKRFEKLKKRLMKEAKKAQNKGVCYLSRVPPKMDPSKLRHLLSPFGEVLRIYLVPEDPESGKRRKQSGGFRGQGFSEGWVEFSDKRVAKRVANMLNGEQIGGKKRSKFYYDIWNIKYLSKFKWDDLTDENARKNAAREEKMRMELVAAKKEKDFYISKVEMSRALSEIEERMKKKRKAQNGTEDDSEDHVQHGKVIRQFPQKQPLAEPSEMNQQKLSKGFLAEIFNKK; encoded by the exons ATGGAAACGGAAGAGCCTGGAAGCAATGAAGTGGTAACAGAACAAGTGGAGGAGTCATTGAAAGAGAATAAATTACTTACCACGGAAACGGAAGAGCCGGGAAGCAATGAAGTGGTAGCAGAACAAGTGGAGGCGTCAGTGAAAGAGAATAAAAGGTTCGAGAAAttgaagaagaggctaatgaaggaAGCTAAAAAAGCCCAAAACAAGGGTGTGTGTTACCTAAGCCGTGTCCCTCCCAAAATGGACCCTTCGAAGCTCCGCCACCTTCTCTCTCCCTTCGGCGAAGTCCTCCGGATTTACCTCGTCCCTGAAG ATCCTGAATCCGGAAAGCGACGCAAACAGTCTGGAGGTTTTCGAGGACAAGGGTTTTCTGAAGG GTGGGTTGAATTTTCAGACAAGCGTGTTGCAAAGAGAGTTGCAAATATGTTGAATGGTGAACAAATAG GAGGGAAGAAGAGGTCAAAATTCTACTATGATATTTGGAACATCAAGTATTTGAGCAAATTCAAGTGGGATGATCTAACTGATGAAAATG CACGTAAGAATGCTGCTCGAGAAGAGAAGATGCGTATGGAATTAGTTGCTGCAAAGAAGGAAAAAGACTTCTACATCTCCAAAGTGGAGATGTCTCGTGCTTTGAGTGAGATAGAAGAACGAATGAAGAAG AAGCGAAAGGCACAAAATGGCACTGAAGATGATTCTGAAGATCATGTACAGCACGGGAAAGTTATCCGCCAGTTTCCTCAGAAGCAGCCGCTTGCAGAACCTTCAGAAATGAATCAGCAGAAACTCTCTAAAGGATTTTTGGCAGAG ATCTTCAACAAAAAATAG